The following are encoded in a window of Gossypium raimondii isolate GPD5lz chromosome 13, ASM2569854v1, whole genome shotgun sequence genomic DNA:
- the LOC105782932 gene encoding pentatricopeptide repeat-containing protein At5g15010, mitochondrial has product MWGIRFTRSKLYAFSFFASAHLKEMHLIPTQYRNPIFETVVTTTKSIATTNPLNLCFSFQLSSFGTSNTDLPREHKVEIFDENSDNDNDGGEDSDDFEGKKGLSLSDGVIEDVKEIMDIIRVTGRNYLELKIKLEQCGVRVSSAMVVEVLSRVRHDWEVAYTFFLWAGKRPDYAPSLREYHSMISILAKMRKFDTAWALIDEMRGGRAGPCLVTPQTLLIMIRRYCAVHDVGRAINTFYAYKKFKFDVGIEEFHGLLSALCRYKNVQDAEHLMFCNKDVFPLNTKSFNIILNGWCNAIRSPREAERIWREMSKRGVRHDVVSYASIMSCYSKGSNLNKVLKLFSQMKSMRIEPDRKVYNAVIHALAKARHVKEAINLLKVMEENGIGPNVVTYNSLIKPLCKARKVDEARQVFDEMLQNGLSPTIQTYHAFFRILRNGEEVFELLKKMRKLGCQPTNDTYIMLIRKFSRWCQFDNVFKLWNEMIEKGVGTDRSSYIVLIHGLFLNGRFDDAYKYYMEMKEKQFLPEPKIDQMLQDWVSGKQYADRVVADLKNNQLLDKKLNNQIRVQSKKHDQEKDFLKQPETRRVVRERGFSFQEQ; this is encoded by the coding sequence ATGTGGGGAATCAGGTTTACAAGATCAAAGCTTTATGCTTTTTCATTTTTCGCAAGTGCCCATTTGAAAGAAATGCATTTAATACCAACCCAATATCGAAATCCCATCTTTGAAACAGTTGtaacaacaacaaaatcaatAGCTACCACCAACCCTTTGAATCTATgcttctcatttcaattatctTCTTTTGGTACTTCGAATACTGATTTGCCAAGAGAACATAAGGttgaaatttttgatgaaaatagtgATAATGATAATGACGGTGGAGAAGATAGTGATGATTTTGAGGGCAAGAAGGGATTGAGTTTAAGCGATGGTGTTATTGAGGACGTAAAGGAAATTATGGACATAATCCGTGTAACTGGCAGGAATTATCTTGAATTGAAGATTAAGCTTGAACAATGTGGTGTAAGGGTTTCCTCTGCGATGGTGGTGGAGGTGCTTTCTCGGGTTCGACATGATTGGGAAGTGGCCTATACATTCTTTTTATGGGCCGGGAAACGACCTGATTATGCTCCTTCATTGCGTGAATATCATTCAATGATTTCTATTCTAGCAAAGATGAGGAAGTTTGATACTGCGTGGGCGTTGATTGATGAAATGAGAGGAGGACGAGCAGGCCCTTGTCTTGTGACTCCACAGACTCTATTGATCATGATAAGGCGTTACTGTGCTGTGCATGATGTGGGGAGGGCTATAAATACATTCTACGCGTATAAAAAGTTTAAGTTTGATGTGGGAATTGAGGAGTTCCATGGTCTGTTATCTGCCCTTTGTCGATACAAAAATGTGCAGGATGCTGAGCATCTGATGTTTTGTAACAAGGATGTCTTCCCACTTAATACCaaaagttttaatattatactGAATGGCTGGTGTAATGCCATCCGTAGTCCACGTGAAGCAGAAAGGATTTGGAGGGAAATGAGCAAGCGAGGTGTTAGGCATGATGTTGTGTCATATGCAAGTATCATGTCCTGCTACTCAAAGGGTTCTAATCTTAACAAGGTACTGAAGCTTTTCAGCCAAATGAAATCAATGAGGATTGAACCAGATAGGAAGGTTTACAATGCAGTGATCCATGCTCTTGCAAAGGCTAGGCATGTAAAAGAGGCCATCAATCTTCTCAAAGTTATGGAAGAGAATGGTATTGGTCCAAATGTTGTTACTTATAATTCACTCATAAAGCCTCTATGTAAAGCACGGAAGGTAGATGAGGCTAGACAGGTATTTGATGAAATGTTGCAGAATGGCCTCTCTCCTACAATTCAGACCTACCATGCTTTCTTTCGTATTCTAAGAAACGGGGAAGAAGTGTTTGAGCTcttgaagaaaatgagaaagttGGGCTGTCAACCAACCAATGATACCTATATCATGCTGATAAGAAAGTTTAGTCGATGGTGCCAGTTTGATAATGTCTTCAAGTTGTGGAATGAGATGATTGAAAAGGGGGTTGGCACTGACCGTAGCTCATATATTGTATTGATTCATGGGTTGTTTTTAAATGGAAGGTTTGATGATGCATACAAATATTACATGGAGATGAAAGAAAAGCAGTTTTTGCCGGAACCAAAGATAGATCAGATGCTTCAGGATTGGGTTTCTGGTAAGCAATATGCTGATCGAGTAGTGGCTGATCTGAAGAATAATCAATTGCTAGATAAAAAGTTGAACAACCAGATCAGAGTTCAATCGAAAAAACATGATCAGGAGAAAGATTTTCTCAAGCAACCTGAAACCAGAAGAGTTGTCAGAGAAAGAGGTTTTTCTTTTCAGGAGCAATAG
- the LOC105782935 gene encoding LOW QUALITY PROTEIN: NAC transcription factor 47 (The sequence of the model RefSeq protein was modified relative to this genomic sequence to represent the inferred CDS: deleted 1 base in 1 codon) — MRLPHSSLPPGFRFHPTDEELILHYLMKKLSSSPFPVSIIADVDIYKFDPWDLPDKAVFGEKEWYFFSPRDRKYPNGARPNRAAGSGYWKATGTDKIIVASSMAAGRGGVFSNIGVKKALVFYKGRPPKGIKTNWIMHEYRLSQNPNPNSNNRSFKSKDCSMRLDDWVLCRIYNKSHALSSTSTATNDQNQEEDEAEQFIRDALLPALESPSSNNNTNLKLQPQKSCSFSNLLDAMDYSMLSSFLADNQCNTAGYESSSFGFRNFEQAPVGDTSRFPQKLPQLTSSVVPAMENKLKRPYSSIDQDYLEPPKKLISSCNHTKSTTQSDMTQSNFLNQSFFNHSLLLCPHFQFQG; from the exons ATGAGGCTCCCACATTCAAGTTTGCCTCCAGGGTTTAGATTCCACCCCACTGATGAAGAACTCATCCTTCATTATCTAATGAAGAAACTGAGTTCCTCACCTTTCCCTGTTTCCATCATCGCTGACGTCGATATCTATAAGTTCGATCCCTGGGACTTACCAG ATAAAGCTGTATTTGGAGAGAAAGAATGGTACTTTTTCAGCCCGAGAGACAGAAAGTACCCTAATGGTGCAAGGCCAAACAGGGCAGCTGGATCTGGGTATTGGAAAGCAACTGGGACTGATAAGATTATAGTTGCATCTTCAATGGCAGCTGGGAGGGGTGGAGTGTTTTCCAATATTGGTGTAAAGAAAGCTTTGGTGTTTTATAAAGGAAGGCCTCCTAAAGGGATAAAGACTAATTGGATCATGCATGAATATCGCCTTTCACAGAACCCTAACCCCAACTCCAATAATAGATCATTCAAGTCTAAAGATTGCTCCATGAGG TTGGATGATTGGGTTCTTTGCCGCATCTATAATAAATCACATGCTTTATCTTCAACATCAACAGCAACAAATGATCAAAACCAAGAGGAAGACGAAGCAGAACAGTTCATTCGAGATGCCCTTTTACCAGCTCTTGAAAGTCCTTCAAGCAACAACAATACTAATCTTAAACTTCAGCCCCAGAAGTCCTGTTCTTTCTCCAACCTGTTAGATGCCATGGACTACTCAATGCTTAGTAGTTTCCTTGCAGATAACCAGTGCAACACAGCTGGATATgaatcttcttcatttggcttTCGAAACTTCGAACAGGCCCCGGTCGGTGACACCAGCAGGTTTCCCCAAAAGCTTCCCCAGTTGACCTCTTCAGTAGTTCCAGCCATGGAAAACAAACTCAAGCGTCCATATTCTAGCATTGATCAGGATTACTTGGAGCCACCAAAGAAACTTATCAGTTCTTGCAATCATACTAAGAGCACCACTCAATCTGATATGACTCAATCCAACTTTCTAAACCAGTCATTTTTCAACCATAGTTTACTT CTATGCCCTCATTTTCAATTCCAAGGATAG
- the LOC105782933 gene encoding pentatricopeptide repeat-containing protein At1g09220, mitochondrial: protein MLKSTNSPFPSKPKFSVWFFRSLTSFLSPKQNEAHLSLSHQHKQNYKKYFLFSFLNENPTNQRVSKQVHSHLITTASFSHSVRLFNAVLRCYAVSENPKDAIFLYQQIQSFYLYFKFDSFSYAFLIKACASLKDLALGKQFHGVEIKMGFESHLYVQTVLVNMYVESGGLVECKKVFDEMPEKNSVTWNVMITGLAKQGYVEFARFLFEKMPDRNIVSWSGMIDGYTRMNQHREALGLFRRMVADDGVDPSEITFLAILPAVWNIGDVKICRLIHGYGEKRGFLVSDIRVMNSLIDTYAKCGCMGSALRFFDEISTDTKNLVSWTSLISGFAMHGMGKEAVESFERMEQEGWKPNRVTFVSVLNACSHGFLVEEGLKFFKKMVNEYQILPDIKHYGCLVDMLGRTGRLEEAEKIALEIPSEISNEVVWRILLGACSFYGDVEMGERVTEKIMEMERGYGGDYVLMSNILVGAGRFADAQRLRRLMDERNAIKVAGSSLT, encoded by the coding sequence ATGTTGAAGTCCACAAACTCTCCGTTTCCATCCAAACCTAAATTTTCTGTATGGTTCTTTCGTTCGTTAACTTCTTTCCTTTCACCTAAACAAAACGAAGCCCATCTTTCCCTTTCACATCAACATaaacaaaactataaaaaatacttccttttctcatttttaaacGAAAACCCAACAAATCAAAGAGTCTCAAAGCAAGTTCACTCTCACTTAATCACAACTGCCTCGTTTTCCCACTCTGTTAGGCTCTTCAATGCTGTACTTAGATGCTATGCTGTAAGTGAAAATCCCAAAGATGCCATCTTTCTTTACCAACAAATCCAAAGTTTCTACCTTTACTTCAAATTTGATAGCTTTTCTTATGCTTTCCTTATCAAAGCTTGTGCTAGTTTGAAAGACTTAGCTTTAGGCAAACAGTTCCATGGGGTTGAAATAAAAATGGGTTTTGAGTCTCATCTCTATGTGCAAACCGTGTTGGTTAACATGTATGTGGAAAGTGGGGGTTTGGTTGAGTGTAAAAAGGTGTTTGATGAAATGCCAGAGAAGAATAGTGTTACTTGGAATGTGATGATAACTGGCTTGGCTAAGCAAGGATATGTTGAGTTCGCGCgttttttgtttgaaaagatGCCTGATAGGAATATTGTTTCTTGGAGCGGGATGATTGATGGATATACTAGGATGAACCAGCATAGGGAGGCTTTAGGTCTGTTCCGAAGAATGGTTGCGGATGATGGGGTTGATCCTAGTGAAATAACCTTCTTAGCTATTTTGCCAGCTGTTTGGAACATTGGCGATGTCAAGATTTGTCGATTGATTCATGGTTATGGAGAGAAGAGAGGGTTTCTTGTGTCTGACATTCGAGTCATGAATTCGCTTATCGATACCTATGCGAAATGCGGTTGCATGGGAAGTGCATTGAGGTTCTTCGACGAGATTTCAACTGACACTAAAAATTTGGTGTCATGGACGTCGTTGATTTCTGGTTTTGCAATGCATGGAATGGGGAAAGAAGCTGTAGAGAGTTTTGAAAGGATGGAGCAAGAAGGTTGGAAGCCAAACAGGGTCACTTTTGTGAGTGTTTTGAATGCTTGTAGCCATGGATTTCTGGTTGAGGAAGGGCTCAAGTTTTTCAAAAAGATGGTTAATGAGTATCAAATCTTGCCTGACATTAAGCACTATGGGTGTTTGGTTGACATGTTGGGGAGGACAGGGAGGTTGGAAGAAGCCGAAAAGATTGCTCTAGAGATTCCTAGTGAGATATCAAATGAAGTGGTTTGGAGAATACTGCTAGGTGCCTGTAGCTTTTACGGTGATGTTGAGATGGGGGAAAGGGTGACGGAGAAGATAATGGAGATGGAGAGGGGATACGGAGGTGACTATGTTCTTATGTCCAACATCCTTGTTGGTGCCGGAAGGTTTGCAGATGCTCAGAGGTTGAGAAGATTGATGGATGAGAGGAATGCCATCAAAGTTGCAGGCTCTAGTTTGACCTGA
- the LOC105782934 gene encoding thioredoxin-like 1-1, chloroplastic, with translation MAKILGKANLFAACDYSQKKSQKGGGAFYSKRISGFCFKKSRFTSLKMKSMALRCDFKGQRVVYFEKKTVNKRRFYQVPIKAQNQMLSGLIGRTQNWWEKELPPNMKEVASAQDLVDSLLNAGDKLVIVDFFSPNCGGCRALFPKICQLAKMNPDLQFLQVNYEEHKSMCYTLNVHVLPFFRFYRGAQGRLCQFSCTNATIHKFKDALARQTADRCSLGPTKGLDEKELLALAANKELSFNYKPKPVRLDPNPVPAVEDILVKKTSVNRKDSEEKTLVGARGRC, from the exons atgGCTAAGATTTTGGGGAAAGCAAATCTCTTTGCAGCTTGTGACTATAGCCAGAAGAAGAGCCAAAAAGGTGGAGGTGCATTCTATTCTAAGAGAATTTCtgggttttgttttaaaaaaagtagATTTACTTCTTTGAAGATGAAATCTATGGCTTTGAGGTGTGATTTTAAAGGGCAAAGAGTGGTCtatttcgagaagaaaactGTGAACAAGAGAAGGTTTTATCAAGTTCCCATCAAAGCACAG AATCAGATGCTAAGTGGCCTTATTGGTAGAACTCAAAACTGGTGGGAGAAGGAACTGCCACCAAATATGAAAGAAGTGGCATCTGCACAAGACCTTGTGGACTCGCTTTTGAATGCTGGTGATAAACTCGTTATAGTAGATTTCTTCTCCCCTAATTGTGGTGGCTGCAGGGCTCTTTTCCCAAAG ATTTGTCAATTGGCAAAGATGAATCCGGATTTGCAGTTTCTTCAGGTGAATTATGAGGAGCACAAATCCATGTGTTATACCCTTAATGTCCATGTGCTGCCTTTCTTCCGGTTCTATAGAGGGGCTCAGGGGCGTCTATGCCAATTTAGCTGCACCAATGCGACG ATCCATAAGTTTAAGGATGCATTGGCCAGGCAGACAGCAGATCGATGCAGCCTTGGACCGACAAAAGGTCTTGATGAGAAGGAGCTTTTGGCATTAGCAGCCAACAAGGAGCTTTCCTTCAACTACAAACCAAAACCAGTTCGATTGGATCCCAATCCTGTTCCTGCAGTGGAAGACATTCTGGTAAAGAAAACATCCGTAAACCGTAAAGATAGTGAGGAGAAAACCTTGGTTGGTGCCCGGGGACGATGTTAG